A single region of the Homo sapiens chromosome 6 genomic scaffold, GRCh38.p14 alternate locus group ALT_REF_LOCI_1 HSCHR6_MHC_APD_CTG1 genome encodes:
- the HLA-DQA2 gene encoding HLA class II histocompatibility antigen, DQ alpha 2 chain precursor: protein MILNKALLLGALALTAVMSPCGGEDIVADHVASYGVNFYQSHGPSGQYTHEFDGDEEFYVDLETKETVWQLPMFSKFISFDPQSALRNMAVGKHTLEFMMRQSNSTAATNEVPEVTVFSKFPVTLGQPNTLICLVDNIFPPVVNITWLSNGHSVTEGVSETSFLSKSDHSFFKISYLTFLPSADEIYDCKVEHWGLDEPLLKHWEPEIPAPMSELTETLVCALGLSVGLMGIVVGTVFIIQGLRSVGASRHQGLL from the exons ATGATCCTAAACAAAGCTCTGCTGCTGGGGGCCCTCGCCCTGACTGCCGTGATGAGCCCCTGTGGAGGTGAAGACATTGTGG CTGACCATGTTGCCTCCTATGGTGTGAACTTCTACCAGTCTCACGGTCCCTCTGGCCAGTACACCCATGAATTTGATGGAGACGAGGAGTTCTATGTGGACCTGGAGACGAAAGAGACTGTCTGGCAGTTGCCTATGTTTAGCAAATTTATAAGTTTTGACCCGCAGAGTGCACTGAGAAATATGGCTGTGGGAAAACACACCTTGGAATTCATGATGAGACAGTCCAACTCTACCGCTGCCACCAATG AGGTTCCTGAGGTCACAGTGTTTTCCAAGTTTCCTGTGACGCTGGGTCAGCCCAACACCCTCATCTGTCTTGTGGACAACATCTTTCCTCCTGTGGTCAACATCACCTGGCTGAGCAATGGGCACTCAGTCACAGAAGGTGTTTCTGAGACCAGCTTCCTCTCCAAGAGTGATCATTCCTTCTTCAAGATCAGTTACCTCACCTTCCTCCCTTCTGCTGATGAGATTTATGACTGCAAGGTGGAGCACTGGGGCCTGGACGAGCCTCTTCTGAAACACTGGG AGCCTGAGATTCCAGCCCCTATGTCAGAGCTCACAGAGACTTTGGTCTGCGCCCTGGGGTTGTCTGTGGGCCTcatgggcattgtggtgggcactGTCTTCATCATCCAAGGCCTGCGTTCAGTTGGTGCTTCCAGACACCAAGGGCTCTTATGA